Proteins encoded together in one Fusobacterium sp. window:
- a CDS encoding helix-turn-helix transcriptional regulator — protein MKFGEVLKKVRTQQGDSLRGLSGKTGIYFTYIDKIEKTEKPINAEILEKLVKEYPLQKKELIKAYVEETIPEFVIDEIRNTTEGDTAVTIIKNNDIKELYNLLLEELEINEQKEILKMMIERVEILSFRKGTLEKDMEKLDKIKKRITKL, from the coding sequence ATGAAATTTGGTGAGGTACTGAAAAAAGTAAGAACACAGCAAGGTGACAGCTTGAGAGGGTTATCTGGAAAAACGGGAATATATTTCACTTATATAGATAAAATAGAAAAAACTGAAAAGCCTATAAATGCTGAAATTCTTGAAAAACTTGTAAAAGAGTATCCTTTACAGAAAAAGGAATTAATAAAAGCATATGTAGAGGAAACAATACCTGAGTTTGTAATAGATGAAATTAGAAATACTACAGAAGGAGATACAGCAGTAACCATTATAAAAAATAATGATATAAAAGAGTTATATAATCTTTTGCTAGAAGAACTTGAAATAAATGAGCAGAAGGAAATATTAAAAATGATGATTGAAAGAGTGGAGATACTCAGCTTTAGAAAAGGTACATTAGAAAAAGATATGGAAAAATTAGATAAAATTAAAAAAAGAATAACTAAATTATAA